Proteins from a genomic interval of Periophthalmus magnuspinnatus isolate fPerMag1 chromosome 11, fPerMag1.2.pri, whole genome shotgun sequence:
- the gstr gene encoding glutathione S-transferase rho gives MAKDVTLYWGSGSAPCWRVMIALEEKALQGYNHKLLSFDKMEHKSQEVLNLNPRGQLPTFKHGDNIVNESYGACLYIENQFKSQGNKLIPDSSAEMALMYQRMFEGLNLNDKINAVVYYEYYVPEAERNESVLKKRKDDLASELKLWEGYLEKLGPGSCLAGQHFSLADVTIFPAVANLVRYGLSADRYPKLAQYHALLKDRPSIKASWPPHWLENPQGQGTLKDV, from the exons ATGGCTAAAGACGTGACTCTGTACTGGGGCTCCGGCTCTGCGCCCTGTTGGAGGGTCATGATCGCTCTGGAGGAGAAGGCTCTGCAGGGATACAACCACAAACTGCTCTCGTTTGACAAGATGGAGCACAAGTCTCAGGAAGTTTTGAACCTGAATCCCAGAGGACAG CTTCCAACTTTCAAACATGGGGATAACATTGTGAATGAATCATATGGAGCCTGCTTATACATTGAG aatcaGTTCAAGTCCCAGGGGAATAAGCTGATCCCAGACTCCTCTGCTGAGATGGCCCTAATGTATCAGCGCATGTTTGAGGGACTAAACCTCAACGACAAAATCA ATGCGGTGGTGTATTATGAGTACTATGTGCCTGAAGCGGAGAGGAACGAGTCTGTGCTAAAGAAACGCAAAGATGACCTGGCCTCCGAGCTGAAGCTGTGGGAGGGTTACCTGGAGaag ttgggccctggctcgtgctTGGCGGGTCAGCACTTCTCTCTGGCCGACGTGACAATCTTCCCAGCGGTGGCTAACCTCGTCAGATACGG GTTGTCGGCCGATCGTTATCCCAAACTGGCGCAGTATCACGCTCTGCTCAAGGACCGGCCCAGCATTAAAGCCAGCTGGCCCCCACACTGGCTGGAGAACCCACAAGGACAAGGCACGCTCAAAGACGTCTAG
- the LOC117378551 gene encoding E3 ubiquitin-protein ligase ZNRF2-like isoform X2, whose translation MGGKQSSPVFDGRTRAYSSSDLPSGNSSGGDRIAGFRYTNGPEGPRIRYTGGGPVGPGLSIPTGRTGPFTQSVDGTDGDHEVPPEGHRLFIGSLPAQLNSHLLGEDILSRDSGECAICLDEMEQGDTIARLPCLCIYHKGCIDEWFEVNRSCPEHPAD comes from the exons atgGGGGGCAAACAGAGCAGCCCGGTGTTTGATGGCAGGACTCGGGCTTATTCCAGCTCAGATCTTCCGTCTGGAAACTCCAGCGGCGGAGACAGAATCGCCGGGTTCAGATACACGAACGGCCCGGAGGGGCCTCGGATCCGGTACACGGGAGGAGGCCCCGTGGGCCCCGGACTCAGCATACCCACGGGCCGGACAGGGCCATTCACCCAGAGCGTGGACGGCACAGATGGAGACCACGAGGTCCCCCCCGAGGGTCACCGGCTCTTCATTGGCTCTTTACCGGCGCAGCTCAACTCTCACCTGCTCGGAG AGGACATTCTCTCCAGAGACTCGGGGGAATGTGCCATATGTTTAGACGAAATGGAGCAGGGAGACACGATCGCCCGGCTGCCCTGCCTCTGCATCTACCACAAAGG GTGTATAGACGAATGGTTTGAGGTGAATCGCTCGTGTCCAGAGCACCCGGCGGACTAA
- the LOC117378551 gene encoding E3 ubiquitin-protein ligase ZNRF2-like isoform X1, with product MGGKQSSPVFDGRTRAYSSSDLPSGNSSGGDRIAGFRYTNGPEGPRIRYTGGGPVGPGLSIPTGRTGPFTQSVDGTDGDHEVPPEGHRLFIGSLPAQLNSHLLGGFHCPVCSKFMATDEIEKHLLMCFSKTRLTYNKDILSRDSGECAICLDEMEQGDTIARLPCLCIYHKGCIDEWFEVNRSCPEHPAD from the exons atgGGGGGCAAACAGAGCAGCCCGGTGTTTGATGGCAGGACTCGGGCTTATTCCAGCTCAGATCTTCCGTCTGGAAACTCCAGCGGCGGAGACAGAATCGCCGGGTTCAGATACACGAACGGCCCGGAGGGGCCTCGGATCCGGTACACGGGAGGAGGCCCCGTGGGCCCCGGACTCAGCATACCCACGGGCCGGACAGGGCCATTCACCCAGAGCGTGGACGGCACAGATGGAGACCACGAGGTCCCCCCCGAGGGTCACCGGCTCTTCATTGGCTCTTTACCGGCGCAGCTCAACTCTCACCTGCTCGGAG GTTTCCACTGCCCCGTTTGCTCCAAGTTTATGGCCACGGACGAGATCGAAAAGCACCTGCTCATGTGTTTCAGCAAAACACGCCTCACCTACAACA AGGACATTCTCTCCAGAGACTCGGGGGAATGTGCCATATGTTTAGACGAAATGGAGCAGGGAGACACGATCGCCCGGCTGCCCTGCCTCTGCATCTACCACAAAGG GTGTATAGACGAATGGTTTGAGGTGAATCGCTCGTGTCCAGAGCACCCGGCGGACTAA